A region of the Pricia mediterranea genome:
TGCGTTGACGTACTCGGGGTTCCATCGGCCCCAAGTAGTAGGCTTGCCATCGTAATCGACCATGTACATGTCGTTTCGTACGATATGCGACATCAGGGTGTCGATAAGGGTAATCGCCCGGTCTTTCAGATCATTGTCCATCAGTTCCGCCATGGCGCCGTAGGCGAACATATGCCCGATGGCCTCATCGCTACTGGTGGTCGCCTTCCAGTCCCATTCCGGATCGGAACTGTTTTGCCATCTATCGGGGTCGTGCAGTACATCGATATAGCCGCTGCGGTCGAACGAACGTGACGGAAACCCGGGAACGGGATTGATGCTGAACAATTTTTCCATGGCATCCATAGATTCCCTGCAGTTTTGCAGGGCTTCCTCAGATTGGGTTACCGCATAACGAAAGACCTGCCCGGCCAGGTACATGCTCGTCCAAAGTCCATCATTGTCGGAATCGGAGAGCCTTCCCATATCAAAATTGCCGTTCTCGAAATCCACCAAGGTCGCATTGAAACCGTAACGGATATGCCGGTCACGGACTTGCTTTTCAAAATATTGGGCTTTGTCGAACAGGGTCATTTTCTCGAATACGATCCGGCCCAGGCCCTTATCGGTGAGTATCAATACCGATCCGTCGGTACCTTGTGAAATATGCAGGACCTTATTGCCGGGCAACCAGCGTTTGCCATAGTAGTAGTCGAACTTGCCGTTTTCGCGTAGTTTGAACGCCCCTTGGGTCGAGCCGAACCATAACTGGCCATTGATAGCAGTGATATAGGTAATTTCGGTGGCGGGCAGCTGGTTATATCTTTCCCCAACCTGCTTTCCCGATACAGGGTCCATTACAATATATCCCGAATCGGAGCCGATGACCAGTTGTTCCCCGTTCAAGGCGAACGAAGTGAACCCTTCCCCCACTACCTTGGTTTCAAAACGGTTTGTGGTCGTATCAAAACTCGCCAAGGATCTTTCCCCTAACATCCAAAATTTTTGGGTATTGCCATCATAAAGCATATCCCTTACGGTATCGTCCATCAATTCACCGCTCCAACCGGCTTTGGATTTTGAAACAAACTGCAACGATCTGCCATCGCTGATCATAAAATCGAAGCCATCGCCCGAAACTACCCTATCCGCTTTGGGCAACTCATGTTCAAAATACGGTGTGCCCGCCCACGCATTGCTAAAGACCGCCTTGTCATCGACATAGACGAACTGATTCTGGTAGGTGGTCATGCCCCGCACGTTCTTATCGGTAAGCGGACGGTATGTTTTATCCTCAACTAAGGTGCCCGGATATAAAAATTGCCCGCTTTTGGTACGCAGCACTCCTTTATCGGACATCACCTGAATCACTTCGTTTCTATCCATGAAAGCCTTAGAAAGGGATGTGATGCCTTCATTGACATTATATTTGATCGCGTAATCCTGTAGGTAGGGTACATCGTCATAAACTGGCAATGCGGCCATGGATTCCTTTTCCTGATCATTGGGCTGGCAGGAAAGGCAGGTAACAGTGATAAGAACGAAGAGAAAATAAAAATTGGGTCGGTTCATGGTTCTATAAGAATTAAGTAGTTCTATAAACGATTCCCAACAAATAAATTGAATTATATGATATCGAGCCACCAGTATTTTATAGGCTTTGCATCATATCTTGACCAAAACTTGAATACAGGTTGAATTTGGGATGTAAAGTGTTAAGATAGTTGAAGCCTCTTCCCCTTTTATTGGAGCGTATTTTCAAGTAGAATGACCGACGGGCTCTCGGTCAACCATTTCTTGCTGAGCCCTGTGGTATCTCCCTTTGCAAAAAATTGTACTGACGAGCCCAGGGCAAGGTCGATATCCCCGTCACCGTCGATATCCCCGGCATCCATTACGACCCATCGTCCTTTGGTAGATTCAGCAAACGTCGAAGCCACAAATTCAAGGCCTCCCCGGTTCTCAAGGTACACAAAGCTTTCTTCGGGAGTATCGGCATAGTCGGGGAAGAAAGAGATAGCCGCTATATCAAGGTCGCCGTCTCCGTCATAGTCCCGAGAAAGGGCCTTGTACGCCCCATTTTGATGGTAAAAATAGGATGGTTCGAAATTCAGGTTCCCGGCATTGATGAAAATATAAATTCCATGGTACTCTTTTAAAATTGGAGTTTTATCCGCATTGTCCCCACAGACATACAGTATATCGTCGAGACCGTCTCCATTGAAATCGGCCAGTTCGAAGTATTGGCTGCCATTGAGCGGTGAGAAGCGCAATAAACGTCGTTCAACGAACTTTCCGTTTCCGACATTTTCAAAATAAAGGATGCCCTCGTCTCCCTGGGCCATCAGCACGAAGATATCGTTTTGCCCGTCTTTATTGTAATCGTTGATTATCGCTTTGATTGCACCGGGACCGATCTTTAGGACCTTGGAGGTATAGTTTCCGTTGCCCATATTCTCGTACCAGACCAGTTTCCCGGTCAGGTCTCCGTATTCGCAGGCGACGACATCCTGCAGTCCGTCATTGTTCAGGTCACCATAGGCCATGTCGACGGGACGCTGCAGGTTCGCGATCAATCGTTCCCCGCTTCCCCGGTCAATTGCCATTCCCTCGCCCTTGAATTTAAGCAGTGCCCCATCCGCGAGGTCATTGGGGTAGACATCCTTTCCAATGGTGGTCAAATAAATTGCTTCGGTATCTTGATGATAGTGGATGGGCGTGTTCGCCAGCTGCAGGTTGATTCCCTTTTCGAGGTCGGGATTTAAAAACGTCAATCCTTTTCCGTTGGGTTTCCCATCGCCGAATACCAGTCCCTTTTGACCGGAAAGAATCTTGACCATAGCAGTCAGCGGCGGGCTATTGGCATAGGATGCCTCGTTATATTTAAAATGCTTCAGCCCTGTTTTGATCGGCGTGTTCGGTTTCGGGGAAGGGGCCATCTCCGGAGCATTCTGCACGTAAAAGGCGACTAGCTTGTCCCAGTCTTCCCTGGCCACCAAAGGTTCTTCGGGAAAGACGTTAGCCTCTTTGACTATCGCCGCATTCCGAAAAGAACCGAAAATGCTATCGGGCTGGTGTTCGCCGTTGTATATGCCCAACCGGTTGCCCATGGCGGGCAGTACATCGAGTTTCCAAATTTCTTTCGATAATCTGTCGGGGGGTACGAATATATGGCAGCTGGCACAATGAACGTTGGCCAATTCCCTTCCGGAAAGGCTCGATATCGGTGGACTAGTTTCTGGGTTATTGGTCTCCTTGATCTGATTGCAGGAAAGAAGCAACACTCCTGTCACCAAATAGAATAAAATAGGTGGCGTTTTAAGAAAATCACACTTCCTCCATGTCAATTCTCCATCACCCATGTATTGACCGAATTGTGTTCGCCGATGAGAACGATCTTGTAAAAATCGGACGGAAGCTCAGAAACATCAAGGGTCGTCTTCTCCGCACCTGCCTTCACTTGACCCATGTTTTTATAGGTGTCTTGCCCTCCTACGGCAAATTTGTTGGTCGTGGCGATTCGGATTTCCAGTTTCTCGTTCGGTAGGAAAGCCTTCCACGTCAAGTTGATCTTCTTTCCTTTTAATGTCGATTTGGCCTCGGCGACCGATATCTCACCGGTCAGCGGTGCCCCGTCCAATTCCCAGAGCTGTTCTTTCTTGGGACGAATGTCCAGCGTACGCAACATAGAGGGCAGAATATCTACGACGTGGGGGGTATTACTTTTGAAATAATCGTTTAGGTCTTTTGCATTGGTGATAATCCAAGTGCTTCGTTCCCTATCGCTCTGTCCGCCATGTCCCCTTCCATCCTTGGGATTACGGCCGTGATCGGTAGTTATCCACAATTCCCAGTTTTCATCAAAGTTTTCGCTCCGGAATTCCATGGCGCCCCATATTCTTCCTATTTGGTCGTCCATGGTCTTAATTGCATCGTGAAATTGGTCGCTGTCGCCGTAGATATGCCCCATGTCATCGGTGTACTGCAAATAAAGCCATGAAAT
Encoded here:
- a CDS encoding FG-GAP repeat domain-containing protein, which gives rise to MGDGELTWRKCDFLKTPPILFYLVTGVLLLSCNQIKETNNPETSPPISSLSGRELANVHCASCHIFVPPDRLSKEIWKLDVLPAMGNRLGIYNGEHQPDSIFGSFRNAAIVKEANVFPEEPLVAREDWDKLVAFYVQNAPEMAPSPKPNTPIKTGLKHFKYNEASYANSPPLTAMVKILSGQKGLVFGDGKPNGKGLTFLNPDLEKGINLQLANTPIHYHQDTEAIYLTTIGKDVYPNDLADGALLKFKGEGMAIDRGSGERLIANLQRPVDMAYGDLNNDGLQDVVACEYGDLTGKLVWYENMGNGNYTSKVLKIGPGAIKAIINDYNKDGQNDIFVLMAQGDEGILYFENVGNGKFVERRLLRFSPLNGSQYFELADFNGDGLDDILYVCGDNADKTPILKEYHGIYIFINAGNLNFEPSYFYHQNGAYKALSRDYDGDGDLDIAAISFFPDYADTPEESFVYLENRGGLEFVASTFAESTKGRWVVMDAGDIDGDGDIDLALGSSVQFFAKGDTTGLSKKWLTESPSVILLENTLQ
- a CDS encoding alkaline phosphatase family protein codes for the protein MLTNKGIISFIWMCLLIGTMGFAQKDTKVLFAIVDGISADVIEEIATPNLDAIAENGGYTRALVGGEKDGYSETPTISAVGYNSLLTGTWANKHNVWGNSIKDPNYEYRTIFRYADEHRPELKTAIFSTWLDNRTKLVGSGLDATGNIELDYHFDGFELDTIAFPHGNDREYIHKIDEHVTSGAVRHIKEEGPDISWLYLQYTDDMGHIYGDSDQFHDAIKTMDDQIGRIWGAMEFRSENFDENWELWITTDHGRNPKDGRGHGGQSDRERSTWIITNAKDLNDYFKSNTPHVVDILPSMLRTLDIRPKKEQLWELDGAPLTGEISVAEAKSTLKGKKINLTWKAFLPNEKLEIRIATTNKFAVGGQDTYKNMGQVKAGAEKTTLDVSELPSDFYKIVLIGEHNSVNTWVMEN